CCCAGGGGCTTTCTATTCCCAATAAATGATTGTAAAATTCTTCCAGAGTCTCTTTCATATCTTCAGTATCGTCATTTTGTCAGTTTTCCACACGGTTTCCTGAAGCGCCAGATTTTTTATTTCATCAATTATTTTTTCCCTTAATTTACCGATACTTTCATCAATTATAATCTGAGGGAAATACCAATAATAGTTCAAATCAGTTAATGATATAAACAATTTGAAAAATATTCCCCCCATCCAGAAGTCGCTATAAATAATGTTAGTATCTAAAATAATTATTTTTTCCATAAATTCGACCAATTATAGAATAATAGCTTCATGTAAAGTATTGGTTGAAAATTGTCGCCTAACTCCTCTTACCCGCAACCATACGCCATCATAGTCCCCCCTAGTCCCAACAGTCTCCATGTCTTCCAAAGCGCCACCCTCATATCTCGTCCCCATGATCACCTCAGGTTTCATAGTATCCGGGAATTCTTTAAAGCTGGATGGCAGGCCCCCGGAACCGGGAAGCGAAGCAGGTCTCTCTGTGCACTCAACCTTGTAATACAACCATACCAAAGTCAACCGCTTTTACCCCTGCCGCCGATTCACTGATACTGAACAACGGAAGAAGAACCGCGAATGCACGCGAATAAAGACGAATAGACGCAGAGTCATCCAGCCTCATTCTTGCTTCTATCCAGCCATCCTTCGACGGGCCTGTCCTGAGCATCGTCGAAGGGCTCAGGTGGCGACTGTCTTGAAGGATATACTGACCGCGAAAATAAATGCTTATTCAGGAATTGCCGACACGCGAGGGCAGGACGCCCGAGCGGAAGGCTGGCCGGTGCCGACGCGACCTCCTGTCGCAGCACCGGGTGCGCGCACGAGGTGCGCCTGTGCCCATGCGCCAGGATGGCGCGTTCGTGGGCACCATTAGGACATCCTGTCCGTCACGCGCTAGTATCTTTGCTCCCACTGTTGTTTAACTCATTTATCAGTTCCGGCGGCGACCCACAGGATGTGGGAAGTGCCCGCGGAGGCATGGATGCCGTGAGCGGGCCTTTCTTTGGCGACTTTCTTTGGCCGCACAAAGAAAGTCGCAGGCCTTGCGCCTGCCAGGGGCACCATTGAAGGGTACTCGTAGTACCCACAAAGTCAGCGCCCCTAGCAATTTTCATGCCAACCCCTTGAGGACCCTTTCTCCAGTCTTTCTCCAGTTAAAACCGATTAATTTTTTTCTCCGGAGACTGATAAAATTTTACAAAAACCCTAGAATCTTCTATAAATGCGACGAGAAAGCCGTTTTTCGTTACCAAGCAACGGAAGGAAAACCGCGAATGCACGCGAATAAAGACAAATAGACGCGAATATCTTTTTCCAAATTCGCGTTCATTGGCGTTCATTGGCGTTCATTCGCGGTTTCCAAATATGCATGGTCTTTGATTCAATAGTCCCGGTAATGAGCCGTTTTTCGTTACCGAGCAACGGAAGGAGAACCGCAAATGTACGCGAATAAAGCCGAATAGACGCGAATATCTTTTTCCAAATTCGCGTTCATTGGCGTTCATTGGCGTTCATTCGCGGTTTCCTGAGAAGCGCGACAATAGCACTTCACGATTTGATTAATACGTAGCCGCACGCTTCAAACCATGAGTGTATATCGGACTTTGTTACTGACACAAGTGCGCTCGAAAAGGTGCCACTTAACTGATAAACAACTGTTGCTATGTACAAGTACGCTTTTTGCATGCGTACAATTGGATTGTTTGAATCATAGAGAAATTCTAACGATTGGAAAGAGATCTCGATCCTCAAATCCTTGACTTTTCCCGCTGCCACCTGTATCCGGTACGGGCCGCTCATTAAATAAGGGAATTCCCGTACCCATGAACACGCGCGAGATCCAGGAAATAACCGCCAGTCGAGGACTCCACCCCAACAAGAAGCTGGGGCAAAATTTCCTGTGCAACGACGCCATCGTCGAGCGCATCCTCGCGCACGCCCGCGTATCGGCGGAGGACACGGTGCTCGAGATAGGGCCGGGGCTGGGCGCCGTTACGGGAGGTCTGTGCCGCGCGGCACGCGCGGTGTACGCGGTCGAGATCGATGCGGGGCTCGCACGCTATTTGAAAGAGCGCTTCGAGGCGGAGCCGAAGCTAACCGTCATCCATGACGATTTCCTGAAACACCCGCCGGTCCCCGGCGTCACGAAAGCGGTCGGGAACCTCCCGTATTACTGTTCCACCGAGATACTGTTCCGCCTCGCGGAGGAATATCGGACCCCCGAAATCTTCGTGATGCTCCAGCGCGAGATGGCCGACCGCATCCGCGCGCTGCCGGGGAGTAAAAGCTACGGCGCCGTCTCGGTCACGCTCGGAGCGCTGTACGAGGCGGAGGCGCTGTTCAAGATCGAGAAGACGGCGTTCTACCCGCAGCCCGAGGTGAGCTCAAGCTTTCTCGCACTCACGCGCAGGAAAGAGCCGCTGGTGCGTGACACGCATGTTGAGACGTTCCGCGCGCTCGTCAAGGCGGCCTTCTGGGGAAGACGCAAGACCCTCGCGACCGCGCTCTCCGGCTCGCCGCACCTGTCCATGGAGAAGGCGGCGGCCGCCGCCCTCATTCGGGAAATGGGGCTTGACGAAAAGGTGCGCGGCGAGGACTGTTCCCCCCGGGACTTCGCCCGCATGGCGGAGCTTGTGGCACAACGAACTTAACAAAGGCGTGTAAGAACAGGAGATGGGGGGAGAGGATCTCCTCCATTCCCCTCTCTCCCATTCTTACACGTCGTAAAGCCCGGTTTGGGAATAGAGCATGAAAAAAATTGACAACGACACCTTCGCGCAGCTCGTGCATACGCTCCAGAAGCCCGCGCGCTACGCGGGCGGGGAATACAACCGGATCGTGAGGGAGCACGCGGCGTTGCGCATGGCGATTTCGTACCCGGACCTGTACGAGGTGGGCATGTCCAACCACGGCATCCAGATCCTCTACGACATCGCGAACTCTATCGAGGGCGTCGCCTGCGAGCGCGTCTTCGCGGTGCCCCCGGAGTTCGAAGCGCGCGCGCGTGCGATGGGTGTGCCGCTCTTCACGCTCGAAACGAGGACGCCGCTTCGGGCGCTCGACATTATAGGGTTTAATTTCTCGCACGAGCTGCTGTGCACGAATATCTTACAGGTCCTCGACCTGGGCGGAATCCCGCTCCTCGCGCGTGAGCGCGGCGTCGGCTTTCCCATCGTCATCGCGGGGGGAGAGGCTTCGTGCAACCCCGCGCCCATGGCGGATTTTATTGACGCCTTTTTCATTGGCGACGGGGAGGAGGGGATTCGCGACATCGTGAAGTGCGTCTTGAAGGGAAAGCTGTCCGGGCTTTCGCGCGCCGAAATCATCGACGCGCTCGGGGAAATCCCGGGTGTGTATCTGCCCCCCGCGCATCGCGAGGTATGGGAGGGCGATACGCTCGCTGCCGTGGAGGGACCGCGCGTCAGGAAAAGGATTTTCAGGGCCGATACTCCCCTGGACCCAGAGCGCCCGGTCGTTCCCAGCATGCGCATCGCCCAGGAGCGCGCCGTCGCCGAGCTTTCGCGCGGGTGCGCGAACCTCTGCAAGTTCTGCCACGCGGGCTACTACGACCTCCCGTGTAGAAATCACCTGCCGGGCCCGATGCGCGAACGGATCGAGAGAATGATCGCGAACACCGGCTATAACGAGCTCACCCTTACCTCACTTTCGATATCGGACTACCCGTACCTGAACGAGATGCTGGGCGATGTCCTTCCCTGGCTCACGCGCAAGGGCGTGTCCATCGCGCTTCCCTCGCTCAGGGTGGACCTCGCGACGCTCCCGATCATAGAGCGGATATCGGACCTCCGGAAGAGCTCGCTCACCTTCGCGGTGGAATCGGCGAGCGAGAAGATGCGCCGCCATGCGCACAAGAACCTCTCGAACGCGGACCTCATGGCGATCCTCGCGCGCGTCTTCGAGAAGGGCTGGCGGACGATCAAGCTTTACTTCATGATAGGGCTTCCCGGCTGCGAGCGCATCGACGAGGCCGAGGCGACGGTGGAGCTCCTTCGTTCCATCAATGGATTATCACGGGGAAAGAAGGAAATCAACGTCACGGTCTCCCCGTTCGTGCCCAAGCCGCACACCCCCTTCCAGTGGGAGCGGCAGATGGACCGCGCCTACCTCATTCGCGTGATAAGCTCGATCAAGCGGAGCGTGACGCGAAACATCACCATCAAGAACCACGACGTTGACGCCTCTCTCCTGGAGGGGCTGCTCGCCCGCGGCGACACGCGTATGGGGAAGGTGATCCTCGCCGTGTATCGGGACGGGGCGCGCCTCGATTCCTGGAGCGAGCACTTCGATGTCGCGCGATGGAATCGCGCGATCGATGAGCACCTTCCGGACCACGCGCGGCTCATGGACGTGCGTCCCGACGACGCCGTCTTCCCCTGGAGCGCGGTCGAGACCGGGTTCGAGATGCTCGTGAAGCACAAGAAGGACCGCGGTCTTCCCGCGGGAAAGAAGTCCCTGCCGTCGGCGGCCCCCGACGAAACGGGGCCGGAGGCGCTCGGGGCGGCGCTCAAGGATTTCTCACGCACCTATGAGACGAACCTCAGGGTCCGCGCCATGTTCGAGAAGACCGGGGACGCGCGCTTCATCCCGCACATCGACTTCATGGAGATCATCAAGCGGGCCCTGCGCATGGCGGAGGCCCCGGTGTCGTCGACCCAGGGGTTTAACAAGCGCGAGAGGATATCGCTCGGGTACCCGTTGTCGGTCGGGGTGGAGAGCG
Above is a genomic segment from Spirochaetota bacterium containing:
- the rsmA gene encoding ribosomal RNA small subunit methyltransferase A yields the protein MNTREIQEITASRGLHPNKKLGQNFLCNDAIVERILAHARVSAEDTVLEIGPGLGAVTGGLCRAARAVYAVEIDAGLARYLKERFEAEPKLTVIHDDFLKHPPVPGVTKAVGNLPYYCSTEILFRLAEEYRTPEIFVMLQREMADRIRALPGSKSYGAVSVTLGALYEAEALFKIEKTAFYPQPEVSSSFLALTRRKEPLVRDTHVETFRALVKAAFWGRRKTLATALSGSPHLSMEKAAAAALIREMGLDEKVRGEDCSPRDFARMAELVAQRT
- a CDS encoding TIGR03960 family B12-binding radical SAM protein encodes the protein MKKIDNDTFAQLVHTLQKPARYAGGEYNRIVREHAALRMAISYPDLYEVGMSNHGIQILYDIANSIEGVACERVFAVPPEFEARARAMGVPLFTLETRTPLRALDIIGFNFSHELLCTNILQVLDLGGIPLLARERGVGFPIVIAGGEASCNPAPMADFIDAFFIGDGEEGIRDIVKCVLKGKLSGLSRAEIIDALGEIPGVYLPPAHREVWEGDTLAAVEGPRVRKRIFRADTPLDPERPVVPSMRIAQERAVAELSRGCANLCKFCHAGYYDLPCRNHLPGPMRERIERMIANTGYNELTLTSLSISDYPYLNEMLGDVLPWLTRKGVSIALPSLRVDLATLPIIERISDLRKSSLTFAVESASEKMRRHAHKNLSNADLMAILARVFEKGWRTIKLYFMIGLPGCERIDEAEATVELLRSINGLSRGKKEINVTVSPFVPKPHTPFQWERQMDRAYLIRVISSIKRSVTRNITIKNHDVDASLLEGLLARGDTRMGKVILAVYRDGARLDSWSEHFDVARWNRAIDEHLPDHARLMDVRPDDAVFPWSAVETGFEMLVKHKKDRGLPAGKKSLPSAAPDETGPEALGAALKDFSRTYETNLRVRAMFEKTGDARFIPHIDFMEIIKRALRMAEAPVSSTQGFNKRERISLGYPLSVGVESVSEPCDIDLYESADLKTLLAGMNQRLPAGISVKAIRTVEGKESLQAITAGFEYRLETAETALAQAMAHNLDARIGFTRTGKSGTREVPFETAVIEHRAEVGGTVLVIPAGGENSVRIDDMAAALAGVSKDELYRIRIVRMKQLMKADGEGLREIQ